A region from the Cervus elaphus chromosome 10, mCerEla1.1, whole genome shotgun sequence genome encodes:
- the TMEM248 gene encoding transmembrane protein 248, with protein sequence MFSINPLENLKLYISSRPPLVVFMISVSAMAIAFLTLGYFFKIKEIKSPEMAEDWNTFLLRFNDLDLCVSENETLKHLTNDTTALESTVTSGQARTSTQSPQALEDAGPVNISVAITLTLDPLKPFGGYSRNVTHLYSTILGHQIGLSGREAQEEINITFTLPTSWSSDDCALHGHCEQVVFTACMTLTAHPGVFPVTVQPPHCVPDTYSNATLWYKIFTTARDANTKYAQDYNPFWCYKGAIGKVYHALNPKLTVIVPDDDRSLINLHLMHTSYFLFVMVITMFCYAVIKGRPSKLRQSNPEFCPEKVALADA encoded by the exons ATGTTCAGCATCAACCCCCTGGAGAACCTGAAGCTGTACATCAGCAGTCGGCCGCCCCTGGTGGTGTTCATGATCAGCGTCAGCGCCATGGCGATCGCTTTCCTGACCTTGGGCTATTTCTTCAagatcaaggagatcaagtcacCAGAGATGGCAGAG GACTGGAATACTTTTCTCCTGCGGTTTAATGACTTGGACTTGTGTGTCTCAGAGAATGAAACGTTAAAGCATCTCACAAACGACACCACAGCTCTGGAAAGCACAGTGACCAGCGGCCAGGCCAGGACGTCCACGCAGTCCCCACAGGCCCTGGAGGATGCGGGCCCAGTGAACATCTCAGTAGCCATCACCCTCACCCTGGACCCACTCAAACCCTTTGGCGGGTACTCGCGAAACGTCACGCATCTGTATTCCACCATCCTCGGGCATCAGATCGGACTCTCGG gcagggaagcccaggaggagATAAATATTACCTTCACCCTGCCCACATCCTGGAGCTCGGACGACTGTGCCCTTCACGGGCATTGTGAACAGGTGGTGTTCACAGCCTGCATGACCCTCACAGCTCACCCCGGCGTGTTCCCCGTCACCGT aCAGCCGCCGCACTGTGTTCCTGACACCTACAGCAACGCCACGCTCTGGTATAAGATCTTCACCACGGCCAGGGATGCCAACACAAAATACGCTCAAGACTACAACCCTTTCTGGTGTTACAAGGGGGCCATTGGAAAAGTCTACCATGCTTTAAACCCCAAGCTTACAGTTATTGTTCCAGAC GATGACCGCTCGTTAATAAACTTGCACCTCATGCACACCAGTTACTTCCTCTTCGTGATGGTGATAACGATGTTTTGTTACGCGGTTATCAAAGGCAGACCCAGCAAACTGCGTCAGAGCAATCCTGAATTCTGTCCCGAGAAG GTGGCTTTGGCAGACGCCTAA